A region of Planktothrix tepida PCC 9214 DNA encodes the following proteins:
- a CDS encoding glycosyltransferase, with translation MRESDILRSLEPHPISSSSPVPTSPPSTELLMPSQGMITTPRTTVLVITGMHRSGTSLIATILQEAGVYLGDQLIGANTGNIRGHFEDIEFVQFHQTVLRSQNLNIEGWMIQPHKQILPEYVTVAKTLITRKSQRNLWGWKDPRTTLFLNFWQTLIPQAKFIFVYRSPWEVVDSLYRRGTDDLIQDNPQLAIDSWILYNQKILEFYRKNSSKCVLININYLINNNHELINKINQDFTLNLSHPNYAQIIQPHLLKSKSIPNYRTEIIKQYFPKALDLYLALEAESSPLNAEPQLSWSQWQPSDPPQAWICQDWLKIRNLEREIESLNTELKLNKTQPIPSEIIPVKPSDFVSSQGLKPYEAWLNVNQWNQRAQMFLHSRLKKDISKLPKLSVIMPVYNPLVEYLEKAIASVTQQIYVNWELCIADDGSTHPEIQKQLNQWQKQDARIRVIFRPENGNISQASNSAASLATGEFLLFLDHDDQLTPDALAEIALYLGEHPETEFLYSDDDKIDSQGNRFAPQFKPDWSPELLLSYMYIGHLWGVKREIFEQLGGFRIGFEGAQDYDFALRATEICHQIAHLPLILYHWRAIPGSTAASALAKPNSFKASIQALQEAFQRRRIAGIIQQPNWAIHKQVGVFEHQFPDQGLSVTILIPTKNQKQLLEACLFSLKKTTYQNYQIVIIDNGSDDPNTLAYLEQIPQQVLKIETPDKIFNFAAIHNQAVQQIQSDYILFLNNDTEVISPHWLSQMMGYAQIQGVGAVGAKLVFPNEKIQHAGVVHGLHQGLAGHGFKLRPSKANGYLSYIQVVRNYSAVSAACLLTPRNLFLEIGGFDSEQFAVAYNDVDYCYRLSDKGWRSVYCPTAELIHHEGATRGYQDSPQEVAAFRHLYGNKVDPYYSPHLSLADEHFRIQPRRFLLGSMKKRLRVLIASHLLDLTGAPLHQYEIAVELAKAGLIEPIVFSFQEGPLQTDYQKQGIQVMICKPYPLDAKYDLDTYNLVMQRLSQQLSKLKIDVFYINTLPNFFLVDCAQRLGIPCIWNIHESQPLESYFQGLNEEITRHALECFRFPYRVIFVASETQKNYLDLNHHNNFTVIYNGINRSSSPMSNATWTREKARESLKIKKDEIVLLLLGTVGSRKGQKDLPLALAKLPPEWQKKVKILMVGDRPSFYSDELKTLVRSLPIVLQEKINIIPETPDTERYYKAADIFILTSRIESFPRVILEAMSYGLPIIATPVFGVKEQVKQGVNGLFYPPGNIDALAKVITQLLTDEKLRSHLAQNSSKVLERFNNFEQMVESYRQILQEAYLSGSPVSDSPKILPEFTGVKSELPLVSVCIPTYNGEKYLAEALSSVVDQTYPHLEIIISDDSSTDKTLEIIQSFQKNCSLKVSLFQHEQYGLAKNWNYCISQAHGKYIKFLFQDDLLEPNCLEELVNLAETDTEIGLVFSPRNIILSPEVTANKILLRAYYGYQDLHQNWSNLKSIQTGKDLLTDPQLLQSPLNKIGEPSTVLIKKAAIEQLGGFDSEFKQLLDLDLWLRLMGCYKIGFINQKLSGFRLHSDQQTLKNAESGYSELRKFYQKLYTHPDYSFLSDDLKNLVGQIYQGYL, from the coding sequence ATGCGAGAATCTGATATTTTGCGTTCCCTAGAACCCCATCCTATCTCTAGTTCTTCCCCTGTCCCAACTTCTCCCCCTAGTACGGAGTTATTGATGCCATCACAAGGAATGATCACGACTCCTCGTACAACCGTATTAGTAATTACGGGAATGCACCGTTCAGGAACGTCCTTAATTGCTACTATTTTGCAAGAAGCTGGTGTCTATTTAGGGGATCAATTAATTGGAGCTAATACAGGTAATATTAGGGGTCATTTTGAGGATATTGAGTTCGTCCAGTTTCATCAAACTGTATTGCGATCGCAAAACTTAAATATTGAGGGATGGATGATTCAACCCCATAAACAAATCTTACCTGAATATGTAACAGTCGCTAAAACCTTAATCACCCGAAAATCTCAACGAAATCTCTGGGGATGGAAAGATCCACGCACGACATTATTCTTAAACTTTTGGCAAACCTTAATACCCCAAGCTAAGTTTATTTTTGTCTATCGCTCCCCTTGGGAAGTGGTGGATTCTTTGTATCGTCGAGGAACAGATGATTTAATTCAAGATAATCCTCAACTTGCGATTGATTCATGGATTTTATATAATCAAAAAATATTAGAGTTTTATCGTAAAAATTCTTCTAAATGTGTATTAATCAATATTAATTATTTAATTAATAATAACCACGAGCTTATTAATAAAATTAATCAAGATTTTACTTTGAATTTATCTCATCCAAACTATGCTCAAATCATTCAACCTCATTTATTAAAATCTAAATCGATTCCAAACTATAGAACTGAAATTATTAAACAATATTTCCCCAAAGCTTTAGATTTATATTTAGCATTAGAAGCTGAATCTTCCCCTTTAAATGCCGAACCTCAGTTATCCTGGTCACAGTGGCAACCTTCCGATCCTCCTCAAGCCTGGATCTGTCAAGATTGGCTAAAAATCAGAAATTTAGAACGGGAAATTGAGAGTTTAAATACTGAATTAAAGCTGAATAAAACTCAACCTATTCCATCAGAAATTATTCCAGTTAAACCCTCTGATTTTGTTAGTTCCCAAGGTTTAAAACCCTATGAAGCTTGGTTAAATGTTAATCAGTGGAATCAAAGAGCCCAGATGTTCTTACATTCTCGGTTAAAAAAAGATATATCAAAGCTTCCCAAACTATCGGTGATTATGCCAGTATATAACCCTTTAGTAGAATATTTAGAAAAAGCGATCGCCAGTGTTACTCAACAGATTTACGTCAATTGGGAACTTTGCATTGCAGATGATGGAAGTACCCATCCAGAAATTCAAAAACAATTAAACCAATGGCAAAAACAAGATGCGCGTATTCGTGTGATATTTCGCCCAGAAAATGGCAATATTAGTCAAGCGAGTAATAGTGCAGCAAGTTTAGCAACCGGAGAATTTTTACTATTTTTAGATCATGATGATCAACTCACCCCCGATGCTTTAGCAGAAATCGCCTTATATTTAGGGGAACATCCAGAAACAGAGTTTCTTTATTCCGATGATGATAAAATTGATAGTCAAGGTAATCGTTTTGCTCCTCAATTTAAACCCGATTGGTCGCCAGAATTACTTTTATCTTATATGTATATCGGTCATTTATGGGGAGTGAAACGAGAAATCTTTGAACAATTAGGGGGATTCAGAATTGGATTTGAAGGGGCGCAGGATTATGATTTTGCCTTAAGAGCAACGGAAATTTGTCATCAGATTGCTCATTTACCTTTAATTCTATATCATTGGCGAGCAATTCCCGGTTCAACAGCCGCTTCAGCCCTTGCAAAACCCAATAGTTTTAAAGCTTCTATTCAAGCGTTACAAGAAGCGTTTCAACGTCGGAGAATTGCCGGAATTATTCAACAACCTAACTGGGCAATTCATAAACAAGTCGGGGTTTTTGAGCATCAATTTCCCGATCAAGGGCTATCGGTGACGATTTTAATTCCAACTAAAAATCAAAAACAGTTATTAGAAGCTTGTTTATTTTCTTTAAAGAAAACAACCTATCAAAATTATCAAATTGTGATTATTGATAATGGCAGTGATGATCCTAATACCCTAGCTTATTTAGAACAGATTCCCCAGCAAGTGTTAAAAATAGAAACTCCTGATAAAATCTTTAATTTTGCTGCAATTCATAATCAAGCAGTTCAACAAATTCAGAGTGATTATATCCTATTTTTGAATAATGATACTGAGGTGATTTCTCCCCATTGGTTAAGTCAAATGATGGGTTATGCTCAAATCCAAGGAGTCGGTGCTGTTGGAGCAAAATTAGTATTTCCCAATGAAAAAATTCAACACGCTGGAGTTGTTCATGGACTCCATCAAGGATTAGCAGGTCATGGGTTTAAATTAAGACCTAGTAAAGCCAATGGTTACTTAAGTTATATTCAAGTTGTTCGCAATTATTCGGCGGTTAGTGCGGCTTGTTTATTGACACCTCGGAATTTATTTTTAGAAATTGGAGGATTTGATTCAGAACAGTTTGCTGTGGCTTATAATGATGTTGATTATTGCTATCGACTCAGTGATAAAGGATGGAGAAGTGTTTATTGTCCGACAGCAGAATTAATTCATCATGAAGGCGCAACTAGAGGTTATCAAGATTCACCCCAAGAAGTAGCAGCATTTCGACATTTATACGGAAATAAAGTTGATCCTTATTATAGTCCTCATTTATCCTTAGCTGATGAACATTTTAGAATCCAACCTCGGCGGTTTTTATTAGGATCAATGAAAAAACGATTGCGGGTCTTAATTGCGAGTCATTTATTAGATTTAACAGGTGCACCTTTACATCAATATGAAATTGCAGTGGAGTTAGCAAAAGCCGGATTGATTGAACCGATTGTATTTTCTTTTCAAGAAGGGCCACTACAAACAGACTATCAAAAACAAGGCATACAGGTAATGATTTGTAAACCTTATCCTTTAGATGCAAAATATGATTTAGATACCTATAATCTGGTGATGCAAAGATTAAGTCAGCAGTTATCTAAACTCAAGATAGATGTTTTTTATATTAATACATTGCCTAACTTTTTTCTGGTAGACTGCGCTCAACGATTGGGGATTCCTTGTATTTGGAATATTCATGAAAGCCAACCCTTAGAGAGTTATTTTCAAGGATTAAATGAAGAAATCACTCGTCATGCTTTAGAGTGTTTTCGGTTTCCTTATCGTGTTATTTTTGTGGCTTCCGAAACTCAAAAAAATTATTTAGATTTGAATCATCATAATAATTTTACCGTAATTTATAATGGGATTAATCGCAGTTCATCCCCAATGAGTAATGCAACTTGGACGAGGGAAAAAGCCAGAGAATCTTTAAAGATCAAAAAAGATGAAATTGTTTTATTGCTATTGGGAACGGTGGGATCTCGAAAAGGGCAAAAAGATTTACCCTTAGCTTTGGCAAAATTACCTCCAGAATGGCAGAAAAAAGTTAAAATTTTGATGGTTGGCGATCGCCCTAGTTTCTATAGTGATGAATTGAAAACTTTAGTACGGAGTTTACCGATAGTTTTACAGGAAAAAATTAATATTATTCCTGAAACTCCTGATACAGAACGTTATTATAAAGCGGCGGATATCTTTATTTTAACTTCTCGAATTGAAAGTTTCCCCCGTGTGATTTTAGAAGCCATGAGTTATGGTTTACCGATTATTGCTACACCTGTTTTTGGGGTCAAAGAACAAGTTAAACAAGGGGTGAATGGGCTATTTTATCCTCCGGGTAATATTGACGCTTTAGCGAAGGTTATTACTCAGTTATTAACGGATGAAAAATTGCGATCGCACCTCGCTCAAAATTCCTCAAAGGTTTTAGAGCGCTTTAATAATTTTGAACAAATGGTAGAAAGTTATCGCCAAATTTTACAAGAAGCTTATTTAAGTGGTTCTCCCGTTTCAGATTCTCCTAAAATTTTACCTGAATTTACAGGGGTTAAATCAGAACTTCCCCTAGTTAGTGTTTGTATTCCCACCTATAATGGTGAGAAATATTTAGCAGAGGCGTTATCAAGTGTCGTTGATCAAACCTATCCTCATTTAGAAATTATTATCTCTGATGATAGTTCAACGGATAAAACTTTAGAAATTATTCAATCTTTTCAGAAAAATTGTTCTTTGAAAGTATCCCTATTTCAGCATGAACAATATGGGTTAGCCAAAAATTGGAATTATTGTATCTCTCAAGCTCACGGGAAATATATTAAATTTCTCTTCCAAGATGATTTATTAGAGCCAAATTGTCTTGAAGAATTGGTAAATTTAGCGGAAACAGATACAGAAATCGGTCTAGTTTTTTCACCTAGAAATATTATTCTATCTCCAGAAGTAACAGCCAATAAAATCTTGCTGAGAGCTTATTATGGTTATCAAGATTTACATCAAAATTGGTCAAACTTAAAATCAATTCAAACCGGAAAAGATTTATTAACTGATCCTCAGTTACTTCAGAGTCCACTGAATAAAATCGGCGAACCTAGTACCGTTTTGATTAAAAAAGCAGCAATTGAACAACTGGGAGGGTTTGACTCAGAATTTAAACAGTTGTTAGATTTAGATCTCTGGTTAAGACTCATGGGTTGTTATAAAATTGGATTTATCAATCAAAAATTATCCGGTTTTCGTTTACATTCTGATCAACAAACTTTAAAAAATGCTGAGTCAGGTTATTCTGAACTGAGAAAATTTTATCAAAAACTGTATACTCATCCTGATTATTCATTTTTATCAGATGATCTAAAAAATCTAGTAGGGCAGATTTATCAAGGTTATCTGTAG
- a CDS encoding pre-peptidase C-terminal domain-containing protein, translated as MPDLPDLYEPNDSLGGASDLGLTSGNLQIPNLSIDAYNEDWFQFQTTGDGATTVGIDFDSAQGDLDLYVYDAFGYYLGSSTSMSNNNETVYSSYLPTGTYYAQVYGSNGASNPNYTLNLSTPSATQFDDWYEENDFFGTGNLGVLQGWNPYYGLVLQPNDEDWFQFQTTNTGTLNVRLDFLNSLGDLDFELYNSAGQLVGSSATAGDTEQISIPNAAPGIYHAKVIGYGGAGNSNYSLTVDAPITTTFDDRYEPNDSLSSASVLPLVNGQVNETNLNTSWDDPDWFQFTVPGNLTPGSNISVDAVNDQGSLNLILYDQNGNWVNMGYGYNDQSATINLDYLSQGTYYAQVSGYSYDFASVVNYNLSINAVSGGSSAIPNDFFEPNDTQVTATSLMGNTSYTNLTITPNNPDWFQFYLPANLAPSSSFGINFLNSQGDLDISLHDQYGNWINGSSSGWSDTESVPLSGLTEGTYYAQVYGAYGSTNPNYSVTLNTPLGGTTVTDDRYEENDSLGGAARLELSNIGQFNANNLVANDDDWFQFTVPQNPSPGSNINIGFSQGQGDGLYLYLYDQNGNWLNFSYNGGNNNPTIALDTLPGGTYYAQVVDYSATNPSYSLNIDAQGGTAPPTGGDDPLEDNDLQTSATILPVGQQTFIALSALDDDWYKFTLNSPAQASDYVSIDFQHSLGDLDLEVLTPTGQYLGSYGVSNTETISLVGQPEGDYYIRAYGFNGATNYYNLNVVTSTSSSNNPSEDDSFEENDTSDQATDLQTKLLSGESSFTDLKINSNDDDWFKFTTTQIGGLNDKITINSTQSGDLDLEILAPDGQTYGSYGIFANEEVSLAYLPAGEYKVRVSGYAGAANSNYSLSITAPVTSSSTAGIQPDPRETNDSRETASPVLNNGIIPSLNIHAANNEDWFKFNLGSTGLSSHQVIVNGFEHSLGDIDVQLYDAAGTFLRSSGSTSNSESISLEGLIPGEYYVKVFGYAGATNPQYQLQVNAPVVDTNNPNSNPGNITINRDSYEDNDTFETASNLGTTRSADPTRVVSAIQDQIDLTDLTLEAADDDWFKFRKTSAGNVDVRLTFEHDYGDVDLEVRDSNNQPIGQSQGTSDTETVSFNAAAQGTYYVRAYGYEGATNPNYRLQITPTFGNGGSLDVVADQFEPGNNERTGATVLQDLTSTQGSLSIHNPTDVDWFKFTPAGNSTENNQIFINYDSVANLTLELYDQAGNLLPDRPVVSQPNSGLASISLAGLPGDGNTPYYAKVSGANPSPYSLSLNAPETASVNPGTSTDQWTIMVYIAGDNNLAAAGLVDINEMESIGLPDNVNVVVQYDGNSDYVSQDWADTRRGVIQQDFTTSTVSSNLTSLGELNMGDPQTLTDFIQWGKNNYAAQNYAVVVWDHGGGRSGVAWDDTSGGTNLSVNELTTAISNAGLGDSLQVVGLDACLMALTEETYDLKNLTDVFVGAQNPEPGDGWDYAGWFQRLADGGGRLDAEQMGGAIVDAYGDFYNNSETQSAIRTSALDNLKTQLDAFVDATANASDSDWQAITQARSEARTFYIEDERDLGGFMQAVDNRLDGPIGDAARQVSQALQAAVINQVNYSGANGLSIYLPPVNGSGYQSTYNGNNFHFAADTKWTQFLTAFASRDRAIASDRNQRISPDAAETTDLSGNITGNQNNNSASAAYYLGNLAGSEYTFSDLNLDTADDKDWYRFEMPGDGVDGNKISLVDTTPGLTLKLYKAEANGSLAANSVAVATGTDGSVSLVGQTAGTYFVEVSGSAANPEYSLKVNAPAAAISRSGEGIVPDALEGNGNNNSQAKASDLGGLGPNDSLSIPGLNITAGDEDWYTITPTRIPERYPNAITINFDNAQGDLNLALYKADGTLIESSSTSDRNYESISFPTGDDPVYIKVSGKDGATNPNYTLDVVRRELDIDGNGAADALTDGLLSLSSLFGFTEDSLTDGKVASDGQRIYPDEISNYLEQAQTNMLDVDGNGTPDALTDGVIQLAYLFGFRGDQLANPAYLGTGATRTTSQELEEFLGLYMPPIASNNSVSLI; from the coding sequence ATGCCTGATCTACCTGATCTATATGAACCCAATGACTCCCTGGGAGGGGCTAGTGACTTAGGGCTAACCAGTGGAAATTTGCAGATTCCCAACTTAAGCATTGATGCTTATAACGAAGATTGGTTTCAGTTTCAAACCACTGGTGACGGTGCAACAACTGTCGGGATTGATTTTGATTCCGCACAGGGAGATTTAGATCTTTATGTTTATGATGCTTTCGGTTATTATCTGGGCAGTTCCACAAGCATGAGCAATAATAACGAAACCGTTTATTCAAGCTATCTCCCGACGGGAACCTACTATGCCCAAGTGTACGGGTCGAACGGTGCTAGTAACCCAAACTATACGTTAAATCTTTCCACACCTTCTGCAACACAGTTTGATGATTGGTATGAGGAAAATGATTTTTTCGGAACAGGTAACTTAGGGGTACTACAAGGATGGAACCCCTACTATGGTTTAGTGCTTCAGCCTAATGATGAAGATTGGTTCCAGTTTCAAACCACGAATACCGGAACCCTGAATGTTCGCCTAGATTTCCTCAATTCTCTGGGAGATTTAGACTTTGAACTCTATAATAGCGCGGGTCAACTGGTGGGTTCCTCCGCTACTGCTGGAGATACCGAACAGATCAGCATTCCCAATGCTGCCCCAGGTATTTATCATGCCAAAGTGATTGGATATGGTGGAGCGGGTAACTCCAACTATAGTCTCACCGTTGATGCTCCCATTACGACCACCTTTGATGATCGGTATGAACCCAATGACTCCTTAAGCAGTGCATCCGTTTTGCCTTTAGTGAATGGTCAGGTTAATGAAACGAACCTGAACACGTCATGGGACGATCCCGACTGGTTCCAATTTACCGTGCCTGGAAACTTGACTCCAGGTAGCAATATTAGTGTTGATGCGGTTAACGATCAAGGCTCCCTCAATCTGATTTTATATGATCAAAATGGCAACTGGGTTAACATGGGCTATGGTTACAACGATCAAAGTGCCACAATTAACTTAGATTATCTCAGTCAGGGAACCTACTATGCCCAAGTTAGTGGATATAGTTATGATTTTGCTAGTGTCGTTAACTACAACCTTTCAATTAATGCGGTTTCTGGTGGCAGTAGCGCAATTCCCAATGATTTCTTTGAACCGAATGATACTCAAGTAACTGCGACTTCCTTAATGGGGAATACCAGCTACACAAACCTAACCATAACCCCTAATAATCCTGACTGGTTCCAATTTTATCTACCCGCAAACCTGGCTCCGAGCAGTAGCTTCGGTATTAATTTCTTAAACTCTCAAGGAGATCTCGACATCTCCCTCCATGATCAATATGGCAACTGGATTAATGGTTCATCATCGGGTTGGAGTGATACCGAAAGTGTTCCTTTAAGTGGACTGACTGAGGGAACCTACTATGCTCAAGTTTACGGTGCGTATGGATCGACCAATCCTAACTACAGCGTAACGCTCAATACACCTTTGGGTGGTACTACAGTTACGGATGATCGGTATGAAGAAAATGACTCCTTAGGAGGAGCAGCGCGATTAGAGCTATCAAATATTGGTCAATTTAATGCCAACAACTTAGTCGCCAACGATGATGACTGGTTCCAGTTTACGGTTCCCCAAAATCCGAGCCCTGGGAGTAACATTAATATCGGGTTTAGTCAGGGTCAAGGAGACGGCCTTTACCTGTACTTGTACGATCAAAATGGCAACTGGCTTAACTTTTCCTATAATGGGGGGAATAATAACCCAACCATTGCTTTAGATACCCTACCTGGTGGCACATACTATGCACAGGTCGTGGACTATTCAGCAACTAACCCCAGTTATAGTCTGAATATTGATGCCCAAGGTGGAACAGCACCTCCTACGGGTGGCGATGATCCACTTGAAGACAATGATCTTCAAACATCAGCAACTATTTTACCCGTCGGACAACAAACCTTTATCGCTTTGAGTGCTTTAGATGATGATTGGTACAAATTTACACTCAACAGTCCAGCCCAAGCCAGTGATTACGTTAGTATAGATTTTCAGCACAGTCTAGGGGATTTAGACCTGGAAGTGTTAACACCAACAGGTCAATATTTAGGTTCCTACGGCGTCAGTAACACTGAAACGATTAGTCTGGTTGGTCAACCCGAAGGGGATTACTATATTCGTGCCTATGGCTTTAATGGGGCAACAAACTACTATAACCTTAATGTTGTTACCTCAACCTCCTCAAGCAACAATCCTTCCGAGGATGATTCATTTGAAGAAAATGATACTTCAGATCAGGCTACCGATCTACAGACAAAACTCCTGAGTGGAGAAAGCAGTTTTACCGATCTGAAGATTAACTCTAATGATGATGACTGGTTCAAATTTACAACAACTCAAATCGGAGGACTCAACGATAAAATTACAATCAACTCAACCCAATCGGGAGATTTAGATTTAGAAATTCTCGCTCCTGATGGGCAAACCTATGGTTCCTATGGTATCTTCGCTAATGAAGAAGTGAGCTTGGCTTATCTTCCCGCCGGAGAATACAAAGTCAGAGTCTCTGGTTATGCTGGAGCGGCTAATTCCAATTACAGTTTATCGATTACGGCTCCGGTGACATCATCTAGTACCGCAGGAATTCAACCCGACCCACGAGAAACTAATGATAGTCGAGAGACAGCAAGCCCTGTTCTCAATAACGGGATCATTCCCAGTCTCAACATTCATGCCGCCAATAATGAAGATTGGTTCAAGTTTAACTTAGGCAGTACGGGTTTATCCTCCCATCAAGTTATTGTTAATGGTTTTGAACACAGTTTAGGGGATATCGATGTTCAACTGTATGATGCTGCGGGAACCTTCCTGCGGAGTTCGGGAAGTACCAGTAACTCTGAAAGTATCTCCTTAGAGGGACTTATCCCTGGTGAATATTATGTGAAAGTCTTTGGCTATGCCGGAGCAACGAACCCTCAATACCAGCTTCAAGTTAATGCTCCTGTGGTGGATACCAATAATCCTAACTCAAACCCTGGGAACATTACAATTAACCGAGACAGCTACGAGGACAATGATACTTTTGAAACCGCTAGTAACCTGGGTACAACTCGTAGTGCTGATCCGACGCGGGTTGTCAGTGCTATTCAAGATCAAATTGATCTCACCGATTTGACCCTTGAAGCTGCGGACGATGATTGGTTCAAATTCCGAAAAACGAGTGCCGGAAATGTCGATGTTCGACTCACTTTTGAACATGACTACGGAGATGTGGATCTTGAAGTTCGGGATAGTAATAACCAACCGATCGGCCAATCCCAAGGAACGAGCGACACTGAAACCGTTTCCTTTAATGCCGCAGCCCAAGGCACTTATTACGTCCGAGCCTACGGTTATGAGGGGGCAACTAATCCCAATTATCGGTTACAGATCACTCCCACCTTTGGAAACGGAGGTTCTTTAGATGTTGTCGCTGATCAGTTTGAACCGGGTAACAACGAACGAACCGGAGCCACCGTTCTTCAAGATTTGACCTCTACTCAAGGGAGTTTGAGTATTCACAATCCCACGGATGTGGATTGGTTTAAATTTACTCCCGCAGGAAATAGTACCGAAAACAACCAAATCTTTATCAATTACGATTCCGTCGCTAATTTGACCCTGGAATTGTATGATCAAGCCGGAAATCTGCTCCCGGATCGACCGGTTGTTTCTCAACCCAATTCCGGTTTAGCCAGTATCTCCTTAGCCGGACTGCCTGGTGATGGTAACACCCCCTACTATGCTAAGGTTTCAGGAGCGAATCCTTCGCCTTACAGTTTGTCCTTGAATGCACCGGAAACGGCAAGTGTGAACCCCGGTACATCCACGGATCAGTGGACGATTATGGTCTACATTGCCGGGGATAACAACCTCGCAGCAGCAGGTCTAGTTGACATTAATGAAATGGAATCTATCGGACTGCCCGATAATGTCAATGTTGTGGTTCAGTATGATGGCAACTCAGATTATGTCTCTCAGGACTGGGCTGATACCCGTCGGGGCGTGATTCAACAAGACTTTACCACCTCTACGGTTTCTAGCAACTTAACCAGTTTGGGTGAGTTGAATATGGGTGATCCCCAAACCCTGACTGACTTTATCCAATGGGGTAAAAACAACTACGCGGCGCAAAACTATGCCGTTGTGGTTTGGGATCATGGCGGTGGCCGCAGTGGTGTGGCTTGGGATGATACAAGCGGTGGTACTAACTTATCGGTGAATGAACTGACAACGGCAATTTCCAATGCGGGTTTAGGAGATAGTCTGCAAGTGGTCGGTTTAGATGCCTGTCTGATGGCTTTAACCGAAGAAACCTACGACCTGAAAAACTTAACCGATGTGTTTGTGGGTGCCCAAAACCCAGAGCCGGGTGATGGCTGGGATTACGCGGGCTGGTTCCAACGTTTGGCGGATGGAGGCGGTCGCTTGGATGCTGAACAAATGGGCGGTGCGATCGTTGATGCCTATGGTGACTTTTATAACAATTCTGAAACTCAATCAGCCATCCGTACTTCCGCGTTAGACAATCTTAAAACTCAATTGGATGCTTTCGTAGATGCTACGGCTAATGCCAGCGATAGTGATTGGCAAGCGATTACTCAAGCACGTTCAGAAGCCAGAACCTTTTACATTGAAGATGAGCGGGATTTGGGTGGCTTCATGCAGGCGGTTGATAATCGTTTAGATGGCCCAATTGGGGATGCGGCTCGTCAAGTGTCTCAAGCTCTGCAAGCGGCAGTCATCAACCAAGTAAACTACTCTGGAGCAAACGGTCTGAGTATTTACCTGCCTCCTGTGAATGGTTCTGGTTATCAAAGTACCTACAATGGTAATAACTTCCACTTTGCCGCCGATACCAAATGGACTCAATTCCTCACCGCTTTCGCCAGTCGTGATCGTGCTATAGCCAGCGATCGCAATCAACGGATTAGTCCTGACGCTGCCGAAACCACCGATTTAAGTGGCAATATTACGGGTAATCAAAATAACAACTCGGCCAGTGCTGCCTACTATCTGGGCAATTTAGCCGGATCGGAGTATACATTCTCTGATCTGAATCTGGATACGGCTGATGATAAGGATTGGTATCGGTTTGAAATGCCGGGTGATGGTGTTGATGGCAATAAAATCTCCTTGGTTGATACGACTCCTGGCCTCACCCTGAAACTTTACAAAGCTGAAGCCAATGGCAGTTTAGCAGCCAATTCAGTGGCAGTGGCAACGGGAACTGATGGAAGCGTCAGTCTTGTCGGTCAAACCGCAGGAACCTATTTTGTTGAGGTGTCGGGTAGTGCAGCTAACCCAGAATACAGCCTGAAGGTCAATGCCCCGGCTGCCGCTATTAGTCGAAGCGGAGAAGGGATTGTCCCTGATGCTTTAGAAGGCAATGGAAACAATAACAGTCAGGCAAAAGCGAGTGATTTAGGTGGCTTAGGGCCAAACGATTCCTTGAGTATTCCCGGTCTGAATATTACTGCGGGTGATGAAGACTGGTACACGATCACCCCAACTCGGATTCCTGAACGGTATCCTAATGCGATCACGATTAACTTTGATAACGCTCAAGGCGACCTCAATCTGGCACTGTACAAAGCCGATGGGACTCTGATTGAAAGTTCTTCAACCAGCGATCGCAACTATGAGTCTATTAGTTTCCCCACTGGCGATGATCCGGTCTATATCAAAGTCTCTGGTAAAGATGGTGCTACCAATCCCAACTATACACTTGATGTTGTGCGTCGGGAGTTGGATATTGATGGGAATGGTGCGGCAGATGCTTTAACGGATGGTTTACTCAGTTTAAGCTCGCTGTTTGGTTTCACCGAGGATAGTTTAACTGATGGAAAAGTCGCTAGTGATGGACAACGTATCTATCCAGATGAAATTTCAAATTATTTAGAGCAAGCTCAAACCAATATGCTGGATGTTGATGGTAATGGCACGCCAGATGCTTTAACAGATGGTGTCATTCAACTTGCATATTTGTTTGGTTTCCGTGGGGATCAACTCGCTAATCCTGCATATCTGGGAACAGGCGCAACTCGTACAACGAGTCAGGAATTAGAAGAATTCTTGGGTTTGTATATGCCTCCTATTGCCTCAAATAATTCAGTCTCTTTGATCTAA